Proteins from one Gasterosteus aculeatus chromosome 11, fGasAcu3.hap1.1, whole genome shotgun sequence genomic window:
- the trappc5 gene encoding trafficking protein particle complex subunit 5, translated as MDTRFTRGKSNILERPLTRPKTEVSVSAFALLYSEMVQYCQSRVYSVSELQTRLADMGQSVGASLLDVLVLREKNGKRETKVLNMLLFIKVNVWKSLFGKEADKLEQANDDDKTYYIIEKEPLINAYISVPKENSSLNCAAFTAGIVEAVLTHSGFPAKVTAHWHKGTTLMIKFNDSVIARDKALDGR; from the exons ATGGACACGCGGTTCACTCGAGGCAAATCCAACATCTTGGAGCGACCCCTAACCCGACCCAAGACCGAGGTGAGCGTGAGCGCGTTCGCCCTCCTGTACTCCGAGATGGTGCAGTACTGTCAGAGCCGCGTGTACTCCGTGTCGGAGCTGCAGACGCGTCTGGCCGACATGGGCCAGAGCGTCGGCGCCAGCCTGCTGGACGTGCTGGTGCTGAGGGAGAAGAACGGCAAGAGGGAGACCAAAGTGCTGAACATGCTGCTCTTTATCAAG GTCAATGTCTGGAAGTCTTTGTTTGGGAAGGAGGCTGACAAACTGGAGCAAGCCAATGATGACGACAAGACTTATTACATCATAGAGAAGGAGCCCCTCATCAATGCGTACATTTCCGTGCCCAAGGAGAACAGCAGCTTGAACTGCGCTGCCTTCACGGCGGGCATCGTGGAGGCCGTCCTCACGCACAGCGGCTTCCCCGCCAAGGTCACCGCCCACTGGCACAAGGGCACCACGCTGATGATCAAGTTTAACGACTCCGTCATAGCCAGGGACAAGGCCCTGGATGGCAGATAA